The proteins below are encoded in one region of Nitrospira sp.:
- a CDS encoding cation efflux system protein, translating to MISRIVEVSLSQRLLLCALGFVLFFGGLYAFHILDVVAYPDPSPPMVEIITQYPGWSAEEIERQITIPLEVALNGMPGLSDIRSLSIFGLSDIKVYFDFDTEYFVDRQEVLNRLDTVTLPQNTQPMLSPWWAIAEIYRYQLVGGEHTSLADLKATQDWLVRREFRRVPGVMDVTAFGGVTKEYHVDVDPGKLISFGINLSQVMDALSNSNANVGGNYLTLGAQNYNVRGVGLIDSLDDIQNVVVSEKNGTPIFVKSLGDVSVGHRVRLGKVGIDGDDDVVEGVVLIQRGVKALTVLDGVRAKVEELNKWKLPEGMRVDTFYDRTVLINTTIETVTDILLSGVALVFILLWVFLGNLRAALIVALTIPLSLLFTFAMMVFMGQSANLISLGSIDFGIIVDATLIMVESIFFHLAHGHRPGLTVPHHVVRAAKQVGRPIFFSTAIIVVAFIPLFTMQGVPGKIFAPMSITYGFALVGALLMAFTLAPVLCVLLLQAPVKEEDTVVVRGVRRIYGAVLGGALEKPRLTILLVAGLLVLSMVALQFLGGEFMPALEEGNLWVRATMPVDISFEQAARIAGDIRRMFSESPEVVSVVSQLGRPDDGTDPTSFFNVEFLANLKPADEWRHGLTKEKLIDEIEVRMQQVPGVIFNFSQVIQDNVEEAMSGVKGENSIKIFGSDLKEMEEKAVEIERIMRGIRGVKDLGILRLLGQPNLVIQIDRQASARYGLQVADVNAVVQAAIGGQAVTQVYEGERLFDLVVRFLPEYRQGMEAIGNILVSAPDGARIPLKQIANITTKTGAFIIYRENNSRYIPIKFSVRDRDLASTVEEAQAKIATGVKLPDRYHLEWAGQYDQLKSEQRRLSVVVPLSLLIIWFLLYTAFDSMINATLVLLAVPFALIGGVVTLVATGTHFSISAAVGVISTLGVAILGGVLLISRIEDLRKLGHTLEEAVRMGADNQLRPILMATLGAAIGLFPAAIATGIGSQAQKPLARVVVGGMLTAAVLILIVLPVLYQVVHQRLLRRYRDEPQEE from the coding sequence ATGATCTCACGCATTGTCGAGGTTTCACTGTCGCAGAGATTGTTGCTCTGCGCGCTTGGATTCGTCCTGTTTTTCGGAGGCCTGTACGCGTTCCACATTTTGGACGTCGTTGCCTATCCCGACCCCTCCCCGCCGATGGTCGAAATTATCACCCAATATCCCGGGTGGTCCGCAGAGGAAATCGAGCGTCAGATCACGATACCTCTGGAGGTCGCGCTCAACGGGATGCCCGGCTTGAGTGATATCCGCTCCCTGTCGATTTTCGGCTTGAGCGATATTAAGGTGTATTTTGACTTCGACACCGAATACTTCGTGGACCGCCAAGAGGTCCTCAACCGTCTGGACACGGTTACGCTGCCGCAAAATACCCAGCCCATGTTGTCGCCCTGGTGGGCCATCGCCGAGATCTATCGATACCAGCTCGTCGGGGGCGAGCACACCTCCCTGGCGGATCTCAAGGCGACCCAGGACTGGCTTGTGCGACGCGAATTTCGACGCGTTCCCGGTGTCATGGATGTGACGGCATTCGGCGGGGTCACCAAGGAGTATCACGTGGACGTGGATCCTGGAAAGCTGATCAGCTTCGGCATCAACCTGTCCCAGGTGATGGACGCGTTGTCCAATAGCAATGCAAACGTCGGCGGCAATTACCTCACGCTCGGGGCGCAAAATTACAACGTGCGTGGCGTCGGACTGATCGACAGCCTGGACGACATTCAAAACGTCGTCGTCTCCGAGAAGAATGGCACGCCCATTTTCGTGAAGAGTCTCGGTGACGTGAGCGTCGGCCATCGCGTGCGCCTCGGCAAAGTCGGCATTGACGGAGACGACGACGTCGTCGAAGGCGTCGTGTTGATTCAACGAGGGGTCAAGGCATTGACGGTGCTCGACGGAGTCCGGGCAAAAGTGGAAGAGTTGAACAAGTGGAAATTGCCGGAAGGGATGCGCGTCGACACCTTCTATGACCGGACGGTCCTGATCAATACGACGATCGAAACCGTGACCGACATTCTGTTGAGCGGAGTCGCACTGGTGTTCATCCTTCTCTGGGTGTTTTTGGGAAATCTGCGGGCGGCTCTGATCGTCGCGCTGACTATCCCGCTCTCGCTCCTGTTTACCTTCGCCATGATGGTCTTCATGGGACAATCGGCCAACCTGATTTCATTGGGGTCCATCGATTTCGGCATTATCGTCGATGCGACGCTGATCATGGTCGAGAGCATTTTTTTCCATCTCGCCCATGGCCATCGGCCGGGACTGACCGTGCCCCACCACGTCGTCCGTGCAGCCAAGCAGGTTGGGCGGCCGATCTTTTTCTCGACCGCGATCATCGTGGTGGCGTTCATTCCGCTGTTCACCATGCAAGGAGTACCGGGCAAGATCTTTGCGCCCATGTCGATCACCTATGGATTTGCACTGGTGGGGGCCTTATTGATGGCATTTACCCTGGCACCGGTGCTCTGCGTGTTGCTGCTGCAAGCACCGGTGAAGGAGGAGGACACCGTTGTCGTCAGAGGCGTGCGCCGGATCTATGGAGCCGTGCTTGGTGGGGCTTTGGAGAAGCCCCGGCTCACCATTTTGTTGGTGGCGGGATTGCTGGTTCTATCGATGGTTGCGCTGCAGTTCCTGGGCGGAGAATTCATGCCGGCTTTGGAGGAGGGCAATCTGTGGGTCCGGGCGACCATGCCCGTCGACATTTCATTCGAGCAGGCGGCACGCATCGCCGGTGACATACGACGCATGTTCAGCGAATCGCCGGAGGTGGTGTCCGTCGTCTCACAACTCGGCAGACCCGACGACGGGACGGATCCGACCAGTTTCTTTAACGTGGAGTTCTTGGCCAACTTAAAACCCGCTGACGAATGGCGCCACGGATTGACGAAGGAGAAACTGATCGACGAGATCGAGGTCCGGATGCAACAGGTCCCGGGAGTCATTTTTAATTTTTCTCAAGTTATACAGGACAATGTCGAAGAGGCCATGTCCGGGGTAAAAGGAGAAAACTCAATCAAGATTTTCGGCAGTGACCTCAAGGAAATGGAAGAAAAGGCGGTCGAGATCGAGCGGATCATGCGAGGCATTCGCGGCGTGAAAGACTTGGGAATTTTGCGGCTGCTGGGACAGCCGAATCTGGTGATCCAGATCGACCGTCAGGCCAGCGCGCGGTATGGACTTCAAGTGGCCGACGTGAATGCGGTCGTGCAGGCTGCCATTGGTGGCCAAGCGGTGACGCAAGTGTACGAGGGGGAGCGCCTGTTCGACTTGGTCGTCCGGTTTCTGCCGGAGTATCGGCAAGGCATGGAGGCGATCGGAAATATCCTGGTCAGCGCGCCGGACGGGGCGCGTATCCCGCTCAAGCAGATCGCGAACATTACGACCAAAACCGGGGCTTTCATCATCTACCGTGAAAACAACAGTCGATATATTCCGATCAAGTTCAGCGTGCGGGACCGCGATCTGGCCAGCACGGTGGAGGAGGCACAGGCCAAGATCGCCACGGGGGTGAAATTGCCCGACCGTTACCATCTCGAATGGGCAGGACAGTACGACCAATTAAAGTCGGAGCAGCGACGCTTGAGCGTGGTGGTTCCGCTGAGCTTGTTGATCATTTGGTTCCTCTTGTATACGGCGTTCGACTCGATGATCAACGCGACGCTGGTGCTTCTCGCCGTGCCGTTTGCCTTGATTGGCGGGGTGGTGACCCTCGTGGCGACCGGCACGCATTTCAGTATTTCGGCGGCCGTCGGCGTGATCTCCACGCTCGGTGTCGCGATTTTAGGGGGAGTCCTGTTGATCTCTCGAATCGAGGATCTACGAAAGCTCGGCCATACGCTGGAAGAGGCCGTCCGCATGGGGGCCGACAATCAGCTGCGCCCCATCCTGATGGCGACGTTGGGCGCGGCCATCGGACTATTTCCCGCGGCGATCGCAACGGGGATCGGGTCGCAGGCACAAAAGCCTCTGGCACGTGTGGTGGTGGGAGGGATGCTGACCGCGGCCGTGTTGATTCTCATCGTCCTCCCGGTCTTGTATCAAGTCGTGCATCAGCGGCTTCTGCGACGGTACCGGGACGAACCGCAAGAGGAGTAG